AAAATCATAGCAATTACTAACAGAGCTAATTTCACGATATTTATTTTGTGCTGGTAGCCACACTTCTAAATCAACGGTTTTTCCTGCACTAAAGCCCAAATCCCCACTACAAAGCATTAAATGTCTATGAGCTAAACCTAAGCTTGTTAATAAATCACTTGCACAACTAAGCATATCTTCAAATACTTTATCGCTATCTTCTTGAGTGCTAATGCTTACAAGTTCAACTTTTCCGAATTGGTGTTGGCGGATAATTCCTTTTGTATCACGCCCTGCACTTCCTGCTTCTTTTCTAAAACAAGGTGAATAGCAAGTCATTTTGATAGGTAATTCATTTAAAGCTATAATTTCATCATTATATAGATTTGTTACACTAACTTCACTTGTAGGGATTAAATACAATTCTTCGCCATCAATTTTGAATAAATCATCTTTAAATTTAGGTAATTGTCCTGTGCCAAACATAGTATTAGCATTTACAATATAAGGAGTATTTACAAACTCAAATCCTCTTGAGCGGTTAAAATCTATCATATAATTATATAATGCTCTTTCAAGTCTTGCACCTTCACCGCGTAAAGCTACAAAACGACTTTTAGCAACTTTTACACCACGCTCAAAATCAAGCCAACCAAGTGCTACACCTAAATCGTGATGGTCTTTTGGAGTGAAATTAAATGTTGGTGGAATTAATACCTTTTTAATCTCTACATTTTCCTCTTCATCATTTCCAATAGGCACACAATCAGCTATTAAATTTGGAATACAAGCTGCAATTTCATTTAATTTAGCTTCACTTACGCTTACTTTTTCGTTTAATTCAGCTATTTTTTTCTTATTTTCATCTAAAGACTTTTTAAGCTCACTTATATCTTCTCCTGATTTTGCTTTAAGTCCCATTTCTTTTGAGAATTTGTTTTGAAAACTTTGAGCGTTTTCTAATTCTATTTTTAACGCTTTTGTATCATTGTAGCTATCTAATAAACTTTTTAAAACCCCATCATCTACTTTTTTTGCTTTTAATTTTTGATTAAAAACTTCATAATTTTCTTCAATTTTTCTTAAATCTATCATAATTTCTCCTTATAAACTTAAAGCTTTATAAACTTGTTGCATTTTATTTTGCGCTAATATACTAGCTTTTTTTGCACCATCGTTTAATATATCAGCAATTTCTTTACCTTGCAATAATCTTTCATACTCACTTCTAGCCTTGTCAAAATACTCCCAAATAACATCGCATAAATACAATTTAAAATGCCCGTATCCTTCTCCACCTTTTTCATACCTTGTACGAAGACTTGCTAAATCATTTTCATCTAAAAATAATTCAGCAATTTTATATATATTACAATTTTTCCAATCCTTAGGCTCTTCAATAGGAGTGCTATCGCTTACTATTTTATTTACTTGTTTTTTAAGTTGTTTATAACTTGTGAAAATATCAATAGTATTGCCATAGCTTTTACTCATTTTAGCACCATCTGTGCCTACTATTGTTTGAGTATTTTCATCAACTAATGCTTCAGGGATAGTAAATACATTTCCAAATTCATTATTAAATTTAATTGCAATATCTCTTGTGATTTCTAGGTGTTGAATTTGGTCTTTTCCAACAGGAACTAATGGTGTATCAAACAATAAAATATCAGCCGCCATTAAAACAGGATATGAAAATAAGCCGTGATTTGCACTAAGACCTTTTGCTATTTTATCCTTATATGAATGTGCTCTTTCAAGTAATCCCATAGGAGTAAATTGCGATAGTATCCAATAAAGTTCTAAGACTTCTTTAACATCACTTTGTAAATAAAATATACTTTTATTTGGATTTAATCCTAAAGCTAAAAATGCAGCTGCTGCTTTATTAATATTATCTTTAAAATTACTAGCTGTTTTTTTATCCTTTAAAATACTTGTCATAGCGTGATAATTTGCAATAAACATTATCATTTCATTATCATTTTGTCTTTTCATCATTGGAGCTATTGCTCCAAAATAATTGCCTATATGCAAATCCCCACTTGGCTGAAGTCCCGTAAAAATTCTCATTTTTTCTCCATTTTTTTACTTGTAATTAAAAATTTATGTTTAATATAAAGCATAAAAATTAATAAAAGGATGAAAATGATATACGACTTAATAGTAATTGGTGCAGGTCCAGCAGGAATTGCAAGTGCTTATGAAGCTCATAAAAATGGCTTAAAACACGTGTTATTAATAGAAAAAGCCGGTGAAAATTGTCAAACTTTTAGAACATATTATAAAGACGGTAAAAGAGTTGATAAAGTTTATAATAAAATTGATATACCAAATATCGGTAATATACCTTTTGAAGATGGGACAAAAGAAACTTCACTTGAATTATTTAATAAATTTTGTGATAGTGGCTTTGAAATGATGTTTTCAAATGAAGTTGAAAAAATTAAACAAAACGATGATATTTTAATCGTCCATACTAGCAAAGGCGAATTTAAAACTAAAAATGCAGTAATTTCAATAGGTAGAATGGGAAAACCAAATAAGCCAAGCTATAAACTACCTTCAAAATTAAGTAAAGTTATCAATTTTAACGCAAATGATGCTAAAGAAAATGAAAAAATCTTAGTAGTTGGTGGTGGTAATAGTGCAGCTGAATATGCAGTGGATTTGAGTGTAAAAGCAAATGTAACATTATGTTATAGAAAATCAACTTTTACTAGATTAAATGATATAAATTTAGATAATGTTTATAAAGCTAAAATGACACTTAAAATGGGTATAGATATAGTTGAGGTAAATGAAGTAGATAATAAACCTGAAGTTACTTATACTAATGGTGAAAAAGAGATTTTTGATAGAATAATTTATGGAATTGGTGGCTCAACTCCAGTTGATTTTTTAACAAATTGTGGTGTAGAAATTGATGATAAAGGTGTTCCTACATTTGATACAAATATGCAAAGTAATGTTAAAAATATTTTCGTAGCAGGAGATATTGCTAGTAAAAACGGTACAAGCATAATAAGTGCATTAAATAATGCAAAAACCATTGCCGATTTCATTACTAAGGCTTAAAATTGATAAAAAAAAACATAGTCATATATGTATTATTAATTGTTTTATTAGTATTAGGGATAGTTTATTTTACTATCCCAACAAAAGATATTAAAAAACAAGATACACATAAAATAGAAATAAAACAGCAAGAAAATAAAAAAGAAAACAAAAATATAGAGCAAAAAAAACAAAAACTAAATGTATCAGAAATTGATTTACAAAATTATGAATTCTTAAATAATAAAATAGTCATGTTAACAAAACAAATAGAAATATTAAAAAAGAATAGTCCGAAAGAAATTAAAACGGAATTTGAAAAGATATATTTAGACTTAGATAAAATAAAAATAAAAAACGAACAACTAAAATTAGAAAATAATAGTTTAAATCAAAAAATCAAACAAGAAATATTATTAGCAAATGAAAAAAGTAAAATATCTTATGAAGAAAAAATAACAAAAATAAACGAGCAATTATCTAATTACAAAGCACAAATAGATGAATTAATTAAAAACTTAAACGAAAAAGAAAAAATAATAAATAATCTTAACTCAACAATAGATACTTTAAAAAATGAAAAACAAACAAGTATAGTTGAAAAAGATAATTTACTAAAAAAAACACAGGATGAACTAAATTTATTAAATACAACATTAGAAGGCAAAAATAAAAATTTATTAAATATCACTAATGAAAATAATAATTTAAAAGCACAAATAGAAAATATGCATAAATTAGAAAAAGAAAATAGTGAATTAAATACAAAAAATATAAATTTAGAAAAAGAAATAAAAACATTACAAGCATTAAATAAAACAAATGAGAATAATAAAAATCAAGATTTATTAACAAAAATAAACGAAATAAATAATGTAGTTGAAAATCTTACTAAAGAAAACGAACAGCTAAACAACAAAATAAAACTAACTGATGAATTAGAAAAAGAAAAAAATGAACTAAAAGACAAACTTTTTCGTACCAAACTAGAACTTGAAGAATATAAAAACACAAAAAAAAGCATTAATAATGATTCTAATTTTAATGAAGTAAAAAAATCTTACGATGAATTAAACATTAAATTCTTAGAATTACAAGAAAAACTAAATAATAAAGAGCTAGAAAATAATAAATATAAAGAAGATAATTTAAAACTTGAAAAAATAGTTGAAAATTTTAAAACAAATGATAATAATTATGAAAAAATAGCAAATTTAGAACTAGAAAAAAATAATCTATTACAAGAATTAAATAATTTAAAAACAAACAATATGCAAGAAAATCAAACAATTAAACCACAAACATCATACGATAACGAAAAATTAAATACTCAAAACATAAAGTTATTAGATAGTATGATTTGTGATGATATAAAATCAGGTGAGACTACTTTAAGTCAGGCGTGCTATTTAAAACTTGATGAATTTTTAAATAAATATAATGAAAATTTATTATACGAAATAACACCTATAATAGATGGTGGAGGATTCAAAAGTCTAAACGCCATAGATGGAATACACATTAGCTCTAAAGAAGTGCAAAGATTAACTCGCTTAGCTAATTTTGGATTATCAAAAGATAGAACAAAAAGTGCTGCAAGTTATATAAAATCAAAAATTCCTAATGCACTAATTAGCTCAAGTTTAGAGCCTGAATACTCAAAAGACAATAAAAAAGGCTTTATTTTAAGAGTTTATAAATGATAATTTATCAATATAAAAACGGCTATCGCTACAATAGTGATAGCATAATTTTATATGATTTTATAAGTAAAGATAAGCTTAAAGGAATAGGACTTGATATTGGTGCTGGGAGTGGAATTTTAAGCCTATTATTAAGCGAAAATAAAAATATAAAAATAGATGCAATTGATATTCAAGAAAAAAATGTAAAATTATGCAAAAAAAATTATGAAAAAAATAATCTTGATTATAAAGTAATTTTAGGTGATATTAAAGATTATAAAGTTTATAATTATTATGATTTTATAATCTCTAATCCACCATTTTATTCTAAAATGCAAGCACAAAATAAGCATTTAAATATTTCAAGACATATTGATTTTTTGCCACTTGAAATATTGTTAAAAAGTGCTGATAAATTATTAAAACCAAAAGGTTTTTTGTATTTTTGTTATGATGCTAAAAAAATTGATTTAATATTTGAAACCTTAAAAAATACGAATTTAAAATGCGAAATAATAAGATTTATTCACACAAAAGCCGAAAAACCATCAAATTTAGTATTAATTAAAGCAAGAAAATTAAGCAAAAGCGATGTGCTGATTTTGCCACCTTTAATATGTAACGATAGTAATGGCACAACAAAAGAATTTAATTCAATTTATCAAAATATCAAGGTTCAAAGTTATGATTTACAATAAAGATTACTCATATTCATTTGATGAGAGTAAATGCAGTGAGTGTGGCGGTAAGTGTTGCACGGGTGAGAGTGGTTATATATTTTTAACTAGCGATGAAATTATCCAACTAGCTAAGATAAAAAATACAACTTTTAATGATTTTGTTAGTAAATATTGCATTAAAGTAGGCGTTAGGTTTAGCCTAATTGAAAAGCCATATAACAATGGCTTTGCTTGTATATTTTTTGATGAAATTAATAAAAATTGTGGAGTATATGAAGCAAGACCTATGCAATGTAGAACATTTCCGTTTTGGGAATATTTTAAAAATAACCTAAAGGAGCTTAAAAAAGAATGTATTGGAGTAAATTAATACTAATATTATTATCAACTTTTTTATTAGCAAATAATGATGAATTAATATTAGATGCTTTATTGAACGAAAATAAAAATAGTGAAATTTCAAGTAAAGCATACGAAAAATTGTATAATAATACTAAAAATAAAGCATATTTAGAAGGAGCTATTAAGCAAGGGTTAGTAGCAAATTTAAATATTGATAATTTAATAAAAGAATTAGAAATTATTGATAATGAAAATATTCTTTTAACAAAAGTAAAAATAATTAAACTCGTAGAAAAAAAAGATTATAAAAAGTTAATAAAAATATATTACGAATATATAAAAAACAATGAGGATTTAAGTCTTAGTGTAGCTGTACAAGAACAATTAATAAATGATAATTTAAACGAAAAAGCGTATATTATATCCAAAGATTATTATAAAAAATACAATAATTTATATAGTTTGTACATATATCTTCAAAGACTTATTACAATGAAAAAATATCAAGAAGTAATCAAACTAACAGATGATATGTATAAAGAAGCTTTAAAAAATAATAAGATAGAAAAAGAATTTATACCATATTTTCAATTAAGATTAGTGGCATTAAAAGAATTGAAACAATATGAAAAATTAATCAAATTAGAACCTAAAACAGTAGTAGAGTATCTTAATAAACTATTATCAAATAAAAAATATAATGAGATAATAGATATTACAAAAAATATTGAAAATAATAAAGAAAATGCTATATTTTTAGCATTCAAAGCACAAGCAATGGTAGAAAGATTAAAAAAATCAGATACTAAAGAATTAATCAAGCTGTCAAATTTATTATATAATTACACTAATGAAAAAACATTTATATATACTTTAGCACAATTCTTAATACATTTTAAAAATGAAAAAGAACTTGAAAAATTAATTAATATAGATGAATTACTAAAACAAAATATTTTACATGAGTTAAAAAGATATAAAGAATTAAGCAAAATATTGTATGAAAATGCTATAAAAACTAACGATAATAAAATGCTAATAGATAGCTATATATTTGAAATGTTAGACAATCCAAAAACATTTGATTATTTTAAACTTGATGAATTAGTAGCAAAAGGTGGATTTGATGCTAATTCTTTTAATAACTACGCTTATACAATTATTGATGATAGAATAAATATTAAAAAAGGAATAGAACTAGCAAAAAAAGGTTTAGAATTAGAACCTTCAAATGTTTTTTTAATAGACACCTTAGCATGGGGATATTATTTATTAAATGATTGTAAAAATGCAAAAGAAATCTTCAATAAAATACCAAAAAATCATAGTATTTTTAAAGAAAAAGATGTTATTTTGCATAAAAAAAGGATAGAAAAATGCAAAATTTAAGTAAAGATATTTTAATCAAAAGCCTTAGTTTTAATATTTTTTATCCTCGTGATTTAGATTTATTTAATAATAAAATAATTAAATTTAGCAAAGACTTAAATGACGATAGTGATGCTTTTATAACTAATAATTTTGATGAATTAGGATACGCTAGAAGATATAGTAAAAAATATTTATTCTATTTTTCACAAAATTTAAATGAAGATGATTTAATAAAAGCTAGTATTTATGGTGCTGATGGAGTAATTTTAGATAAAATTATAAATAAAAATTTAATAAATTTAGCTAGAAATTCAGGCTTTAACTTGGCATTTTTAGCTAAAAATAATACTGATTTATTAAAAGCTACAATATATAATTTTAACATATTTATAACTAATAAAGATTTATTAGAAAATATCCCTAATACTAAACTAAAAGGAGAGTTATATGAATTATCTAAAAGCACCTTGGCGTGATAAATATTTTAAAGAAGATAGAAGTTTATGTCCTTTTTGCGAAGATAGTGAAGTGCTAGTTTATGAAGATGAATTATGTAGGGTTTTAATGAATAAATATCCTTATTCTCCAGGACATATTCTAATAACTCCTAGAAAGCATGTTGAGTTTTTAAACGATTTAGATGAGATAACTTGGCTTAGAATGGCAAAAATATCTAGATTTGCTGAAAATATTATGAGAACAACCTTGCACGCACAAGGAGTAAATAT
This is a stretch of genomic DNA from Campylobacter sp. MG1. It encodes these proteins:
- the serS gene encoding serine--tRNA ligase encodes the protein MIDLRKIEENYEVFNQKLKAKKVDDGVLKSLLDSYNDTKALKIELENAQSFQNKFSKEMGLKAKSGEDISELKKSLDENKKKIAELNEKVSVSEAKLNEIAACIPNLIADCVPIGNDEEENVEIKKVLIPPTFNFTPKDHHDLGVALGWLDFERGVKVAKSRFVALRGEGARLERALYNYMIDFNRSRGFEFVNTPYIVNANTMFGTGQLPKFKDDLFKIDGEELYLIPTSEVSVTNLYNDEIIALNELPIKMTCYSPCFRKEAGSAGRDTKGIIRQHQFGKVELVSISTQEDSDKVFEDMLSCASDLLTSLGLAHRHLMLCSGDLGFSAGKTVDLEVWLPAQNKYREISSVSNCYDFQARRAKIRYKDENGKNKLAHTLNGSSLAVGRTLVAIMENYQREDGTIAIPEVLQKYM
- the trpS gene encoding tryptophan--tRNA ligase, encoding MRIFTGLQPSGDLHIGNYFGAIAPMMKRQNDNEMIMFIANYHAMTSILKDKKTASNFKDNINKAAAAFLALGLNPNKSIFYLQSDVKEVLELYWILSQFTPMGLLERAHSYKDKIAKGLSANHGLFSYPVLMAADILLFDTPLVPVGKDQIQHLEITRDIAIKFNNEFGNVFTIPEALVDENTQTIVGTDGAKMSKSYGNTIDIFTSYKQLKKQVNKIVSDSTPIEEPKDWKNCNIYKIAELFLDENDLASLRTRYEKGGEGYGHFKLYLCDVIWEYFDKARSEYERLLQGKEIADILNDGAKKASILAQNKMQQVYKALSL
- a CDS encoding NAD(P)-binding domain-containing protein; translation: MKMIYDLIVIGAGPAGIASAYEAHKNGLKHVLLIEKAGENCQTFRTYYKDGKRVDKVYNKIDIPNIGNIPFEDGTKETSLELFNKFCDSGFEMMFSNEVEKIKQNDDILIVHTSKGEFKTKNAVISIGRMGKPNKPSYKLPSKLSKVINFNANDAKENEKILVVGGGNSAAEYAVDLSVKANVTLCYRKSTFTRLNDINLDNVYKAKMTLKMGIDIVEVNEVDNKPEVTYTNGEKEIFDRIIYGIGGSTPVDFLTNCGVEIDDKGVPTFDTNMQSNVKNIFVAGDIASKNGTSIISALNNAKTIADFITKA
- a CDS encoding tRNA1(Val) (adenine(37)-N6)-methyltransferase, which encodes MIIYQYKNGYRYNSDSIILYDFISKDKLKGIGLDIGAGSGILSLLLSENKNIKIDAIDIQEKNVKLCKKNYEKNNLDYKVILGDIKDYKVYNYYDFIISNPPFYSKMQAQNKHLNISRHIDFLPLEILLKSADKLLKPKGFLYFCYDAKKIDLIFETLKNTNLKCEIIRFIHTKAEKPSNLVLIKARKLSKSDVLILPPLICNDSNGTTKEFNSIYQNIKVQSYDLQ
- a CDS encoding YkgJ family cysteine cluster protein codes for the protein MIYNKDYSYSFDESKCSECGGKCCTGESGYIFLTSDEIIQLAKIKNTTFNDFVSKYCIKVGVRFSLIEKPYNNGFACIFFDEINKNCGVYEARPMQCRTFPFWEYFKNNLKELKKECIGVN
- a CDS encoding HIT family protein; translation: MNYLKAPWRDKYFKEDRSLCPFCEDSEVLVYEDELCRVLMNKYPYSPGHILITPRKHVEFLNDLDEITWLRMAKISRFAENIMRTTLHAQGVNIGLNLGDAAGAGIAKHLHLHVLPRWHKDTNFITTICDTRVIGTSLDELYLKIKESFKNYNAAN